The region ACCGATCGGACGACACCGATTTGTTCAGCAGCGCATCTGAGGGCTCAGGTTCACCGAAGGGAATCGTCACTGCAGCTCTACCCCTTTGCCCCGGTAGAAGGCGAAGCGTTCACGGATCGATTCCGCGTCTGGCTTGGGGGTGTCGTAAGTCCAAACGGCGTTGCGGATCACCTGATCGCCAATCACCACATCCCAGTAGCGAGCCGTGCCTTTCCATCCACAGACCGTGGCGTGATCGGACGCTCGGAACAACCCCTCTGCCATGGCAGAGCGGGGGAAATAGGGGTTGCCATCCACCATCACGATGTCGTCGCTGTCAGCCAGCACCGTGCCGTTGAAGATCGCCTGCATGATCTGGCACCGTCATTCATGTTCGGCCGCAGGCTAGAAAATCTGTCTCGGAATCAGTTGTATTCCCCAGGCGTCTCCTGCTTGGACACCGTCACCCGCCCCACTTTGTTGCCGGAGAACCGCAGCAATTCATCGCCACCGAAGGAGTAGCCCAGCCCGCAGGCGATCTTGGCGACATCATCGGCTGTGGATGCCGCCAGCACTGACTGCTTCAGGGCTTCGTCGTCCTGCAGACGGAGCAAGAAGCCTTTCAGTTGATCGAGAGCCATCGCCCGCCTCAGCGCAGGGGCGTGAACCGTAAACGACGGCTCAGGAAGCGATCGACAGGTCCGAACCGTCATCGATCTGCAAGTGAGTCGTCAGACAAGTGGTGACACAGGTCTGGTCATGGATGTCGCAGGCACTGATGCAAACGAAATACTCATCTAGGGCTTGCCACCGTTCGCCGATGGATTGGTGTTGATGTTCCTGCTTGAGTGAGTACATCTGATTCTTGCGAGTGCGACACCTTTACGAGCAGCTTTGATGGCTCGTCAATAAAAACATTGCGGAGAATAAAATACTTAGGGAAATACTCTCAGGAAGAAATACTTATCCGGATCGTGAACAAGCCTTGCCGCCGGTTGTCATCTGGGCAACAAACCACAAGAGTGAAATCAGCGCATGGACGAGGTCATGGAAATCAAAAGCCGCATCTTTGTCAACTCACAAGGTCAAACAATCGACGCAGTTGGCTACGGCCGCAACCTGGTCTGCCATCAGACCAGCTGCGTCATGGTGAAAGGCTGGCGCCAGGCCCAGACTGCCTTGAAACGCCAGGAGTCACCGATGGCATGAGGCCCCGGCGAGCCTCCGGACGTCTGGCCTCAGAGGGTCTGCCAGGTGCTGGTGAGCCACTGGGGAGCAACGCTCCACCAGACTGCGACAGCCACAAAAATGGCTATCAAGCCAATGAGGCTGGTGATCAGCGTTTCTTCGCGCTGAGCATCGGACGTGACTTTTCTGACTTTGCCCAAGGATCGATCGGTCTCTGCTGTTGGTGTAGGTCGGCAGAAACCGAACGTCATCGGCGAAAACACCGACCGGTCTCTGGACGCCAAAGAAGTCAGAGGAAGTCGAAATTGTCCTCATCATCC is a window of Synechococcus sp. A15-24 DNA encoding:
- a CDS encoding DUF427 domain-containing protein, with translation MQAIFNGTVLADSDDIVMVDGNPYFPRSAMAEGLFRASDHATVCGWKGTARYWDVVIGDQVIRNAVWTYDTPKPDAESIRERFAFYRGKGVELQ
- a CDS encoding Nif11-like leader peptide family natural product precursor, whose product is MALDQLKGFLLRLQDDEALKQSVLAASTADDVAKIACGLGYSFGGDELLRFSGNKVGRVTVSKQETPGEYN